In the Leishmania donovani BPK282A1 complete genome, chromosome 31 genome, one interval contains:
- a CDS encoding pentamidine resistance protein 1, giving the protein MSSQRPEMPEGAASDSVYSFGEVNRRLWLLRSNSLPKGSACDDALVDWAAIRGLLEEAPEERSGVLSRYLLRWLNPYVMLAWRERLEEAYMPPPQRAHRAVCCGALLSRAFREEEVRGGRDAWRARVEAALPVQCGACDDPSGESEVIGGDYNGRWGGARVAAINELSRVRFRGEEGVHGRLRWVGYVRSSDTPHTLLCGVEWDADSALPPYRARVAGDVAEEVVHDGCVQGERLFYQVQDGRARCTCEYVQDLVPVSTIGIADTGCPRMPHAPSLLWALLRTFRSDLMAILPPSIAGMICEVSTPWLLQQFVLFLQSSKERAGARKGLLFFSILVIVKLVQPALMNKEMHRSRRVSSLFRTSTLALIFEKCLTISPDALSRPDMNTGRVLAMASSDVENIKEFPTRVMFLWMAPTMLTLYVAYLFVLVGPSALAAVLVFAALLPVQGGLTNAMGGAQENLSSCTDQRLRRTNELLSGIRVVKMMGWESKFVSAIEDNARADELRFRRRLQMRQVGLWACVFSTPTFMIAAVLTTYTLSGHKLDASVVFPLIAVVSAITFPVMMLPEAFTSLAKFIVSTGRVTQFLECDDSHIIVEHAERMLNSTGSGGAASGDAPLPSAASADLARVLVSVPAALPVYEPRHVGLRRVAQRILCAVLRRRVPVELQWRRAAASPAMGEGGRKPARVAVGNDDGGVAVAGGENGRGSDSGVALYAMVDRALLRDVRVSFPRAQLTVVVGATGSGKSVLLATLLGAFRFEGHVSVAKSVAYVPQQPWIMQETLEANITFFEGDRRGAAGGAAVDSNSGSAQAFSPLRCAEQAAGAAAVPRCFSCGRDAASERLARAVRSCQLNADVALMARGLGTEIGERGINLSGGQKARVSLARAVYADRDVYLLDDPLSALDAHVGRRVMDEVVLRALSGKTRVLATHQLQVLPHADQVVVMREGCAVFAGSYAAYAASEWKAYVESEEAAAASKKSGCGGGDTVAECTEASSAWSSAVNVESCVGTREERDHARCGGADGRASKDGGEWGENDGSPLPRMHWQGSWASENSEAEGCNNRDSTVCKGVRLASRSKAAPRTAKGSSGLATGEDAADGGDLMTAEEKETGHTPWSVYRAYFEAGGGVPVAIQIVLRYFVSEALSTGSSVWLTLWSVNYFGSSLSTNEQLGVYLGLVFVVAITVSANDLFIFQFARRAACRLHAILLYTVSSATLTFFDRTPLGRIVNRFSRDVHVLDDELPANVIPFLGITGYVMTSLAVTLYTSPLSVVVVLLAVYAFVRLLKFYATVVREVRRRSSVGQSPLLSLLEEVVHGRATIAAYDKSHVLFAEALLRLDLVYSCTYVEKVMTLWLAIRIEYIASLAVIAVGLIGVVEKLVEASPALPEARVGLISLSLTMCLDLSWSLSALLDLAAAVEASMNSVQRVCHYIDHVPQEAALLEPRDAYVARAVAASGGSRRGGGESSRSASDIVVAAGGDDDEAAPARQGVAARSGAFGALRLEHVDLRYRPGLPLVLRDVCFAIAPGQKVGVVGRTGSGKSTLLLAFLRLVEVSGGRMLVCGRDARTYTLPALRRLFSMIPQDPVLFDGTVRSNVDPFGDATDEEVRAALVSVGFVGVGGSSATFPTASGLPSAASDSMPALDTVVQGGGSNFSVGQRQLLCLARALLKKGSAFILMDEATANVDAQLDQTVQRIVAEQFGAYTVVTIAHRLHTVAAYDVVLVMARGRVVEMGQPRALLERRDSVFYGMVAQSAAVADSREGLSREDAESAASGARSRGVSDGGAELGAAGREHRVEAAVASLLRQCK; this is encoded by the coding sequence ATGAGCAGTCAACGACCGGAGATGCCAGAAGGAGCGGCGAGTGATAGCGTCTACTCGTTCGGCGAGGTTAACCGACGGTTGTGGCTTCTGCGTTCTAATTCGTTACCGAAGGGTAGCGCTTGTGATGATGCGTTGGTGGACTGGGCTGCGATACGCGGGTTGCTGGAGGAGGCTCCGGAAGAGCGGAGCGGCGTTTTATCGCGTTACCTGCTGAGGTGGCTGAACCCATATGTTATGCTTGCGTGGAGGGagcggctggaggaggcgtacATGCCTCCACCACAGCGGGCGCACCGCGCCGTGTGCTGTGGCGCTCTGCTAAGCCGCGCGTttcgcgaggaggaggttcGCGGGGGCCGCGACgcgtggcgtgcgcgcgttgaAGCTGCGCTTCCAGTGCAGTGTGGAGCCTGCGATGACCCCTCGGGGGAAAGTGAAGTGATTGGCGGCGATTATAACGGGCGATGGggtggcgcgcgcgtggcggcTATCAACGAGCTGTCACGTGTGAGGTTCCGTGGTGAGGAGGGTGTCCATGGACGGCTGCGGTGGGTGGGGTACGTTCGATCGAGCGACACGCCGCACACGCTTTTGTGCGGTGTGGAGTGGGACGCTGACagcgcgttgccgccgtatcgtgcgcgtgtggctgGTGATGTGGCTGAGGAAGTAGTGCACGACGGGTGCGTGCAGGGCGAGCGTCTGTTTTACCAGGTTCAGGATGGGCGGGCGCGGTGCACGTGCGAGTACGTGCAGGATCTGGTGCCGGTTTCGACGATTGGAATCGCGGATACTGGGTGCCCGCGTATGCCTCACGCTCCGTCGCTGCTTTGGGCGCTACTCCGCACGTTTCGCTCCGATCTAATGGCGATACTGCCACCTTCGATTGCCGGTATGATATGTGAAGTGTCGACACCGTGGTTGCTGCAGCAGTTTGTGCTGTTCCTGCAGTCGAGCAAGGAGCGGGCGGGAGCGAGAAAAGggctgctcttcttctcgaTTCTTGTGATCGTGAAGTTGGTGCAACCAGCGTTGATGAACAAGGAGATGCACCGCAGTCGGCGTGTTTCGAGCCTTTTCCGCACCTCGACACTCGCCCTGATTTTCGAAAAGTGTCTGACGATATCGCCGGATGCGCTGTCGAGACCGGACATGAACACTGGTCGTGTGCTAGCGATGGCGAGCTCTGACGTTGAGAACATCAAGGAATTTCCCACGCGGGTGATGTTCCTGTGGATGGCGCCGACTATGCTGACGCTGTACGTTGCCTACCTCTTCGTTCTCGTGGGGCCGAGTGCCCTGGCTGCTGTCCTGGTTTTTGCCGCTTTACTGCCTGTCCAAGGGGGGTTAACGAATGCTATGGGCGGCGCACAAGAGAACCTGTCGAGCTGCACGGATCAGCGCTTGCGTCGCACGAATGAACTGCTCTCCGGCATTCGTGTCGTGAAGATGATGGGATGGGAGTCGAAGTTTGTCTCGGCGATCGAAGATAACGCACGGGCCGATGAGTTGCGATTCCGACGAAGACTGCAGATGCGTCAAGTCGGGCTGTGGGCATGCGTGTTCTCTACTCCGACGTTCATGATCGCCGCTGTTCTCACTACCTACACCCTCAGCGGACACAAGCTTGACGCATCCGTGGTGTTCCCTCTCATCGCAGTTGTCAGTGCTATAACCTTCCCTGTAATGATGCTTCCGGAGGCCTTTACGTCGCTGGCGAAGTTCATTGTGTCGACGGGGCGCGTCACGCAGTTCTTGGAGTGCGACGACTCGCACATCATCGTCGAGCACGCGGAGCGCATGCTCAACAGCACAGggagtggcggcgctgcttccggggacgcaccgctgccgagtGCCGCTTCGGCCGACCTTGCAAGGGTGCTTGTGTCAGTGCCCGCCGCGCTTCCCGTGTACGAGCCGCGACACGTGgggctgcgccgcgtggcgCAGAGGATACtgtgcgcggtgctgcgccgccgtgtgcCGGTGGAGCTTCAGTGGCGGAGGGCGGCTGCTTCCCCTGCCATGGGTGAAGGCGGTAGGAAGCCTGCGCGCGTTGCTGTGGGGAACGATGATGGCGGTGTGGCTGTTGCGGGTGGTGAGAACGGGCGCGGCAGTGATAGTGGCGTGGCTCTGTACGCGATGGTGGACAGGGCTCTCCTGCgcgatgtgcgcgtgtcgttCCCGCGCGCGCAGTTGACGGTTGTTGTTGGCGCGACGGGGAGCGGGAAgtctgtgctgctggcgacgcTTTTGGGTGCGTTCCGGTTCGAGGGGCATGTGAGCGTAGCGAAGTCGGTAGCTtacgtgccgcagcagccgtggatCATGCAGGAAACGTTAGAGGCGAACATCACGTTCTTCGAGGGCgatcggcgcggcgctgctggtggcgcggcggtcgATAGCAATAGCGGCTCTGCGCAGGCGTTCTCGCCTCTGAGGTGCGCTGAGcaagctgctggcgctgctgctgtgccacGGTGCTTCAGCTGCGGCCGTGACGCGGCGAGCGAGCGTCTTGCGCGCGCTGTGCGGAGCTGCCAGCTGAATGCTGATGTGGCACTGATGGCGCGCGGGCTGGGGACAGAGATCGGCGAGCGTGGCATCAACCTGAGCGGTGGGCAGAAGGCGCGCGTGAGCCTTGCGCGCGCCGTGTATGCGGACCGCGACGTGTACCTGCTGGACGATCCGCTGTCGGCGCTGGACGCGCACGTTGGGCGGCGCGTGATGGACGAGGttgtgctgcgcgcgttGTCGGGCAAGACGCGCGTGCTAGCgacgcaccagctgcaggtgctgccgcacgcggACCAGGTCGTGGTGATGCGCGAGGGCTGCGCCGTGTTTGCGGGCAGCTACGCTGCTTACGCTGCGTCGGAGTGGAAGGCGTACgtggagagcgaggaggccgccgccgcgagcaAGAAGAGCgggtgtggcggtggtgataCTGTGGCGGAGTGCACCGAGGCCAGTTCTGCGTGGTCGTCTGCGGTGAACGTGGAGTCGTGTGTGGGCACGCGTGAGGAGCGTGACCACGCTcggtgtggcggtgccgaTGGCCGTGCCAGCAAAGACGGCGGTGAGTGGGGGGAGAACGATGGCAGCCCTTTGCCGAGAATGCACTGGCAGGGCTCATGGGCCAGCGAGAACTCAGAGGCGGAAGGCTGCAACAATAGGGACTCTACGGTATGTAAAGGTGTTAGGCTCGCAAGCAGGTCTAaggccgcgccgcgcacggcgAAGGGCTCATCTGGGCTGGCTACGGGTGAGGATGCagcggacggcggcgaccTGATGActgcggaggagaaggagacaGGGCACACACCGTGGAGTGTGTACCGTGCCTACTTTGAGGCGGGCGGGGGCGTCCCGGTCGCAATTCAAATTGTGCTGCGCTACTTCGTTAGCGAAGCGCTCTCGACAGGCTCCAGCGTTTGGCTGACGCTGTGGTCAGTGAACTACTTTGgttcttctctctctaccAACGAACAGCTTGGCGTGTATCTTGGACTCGTCTTTGTGGTTGCTATCACAGTGTCTGCCAACGACCTGTTTATTTTTCAGTtcgctcgccgcgctgcctgcCGCTTGCACGCCATACTCTTGTACACGGTGAGCTCAGCCACGCTGACGTTTTTTGACCGCACACCACTGGGTCGCATTGTCAACCGGTTCAGCAGGGACGTGCACGTCCTTGACGATGAGCTGCCGGCGAACGTGATTCCCTTTTTGGGCATTACGGGATATGTCATGACGTCTTTAGCAGTGACGCTATACACTTCACCGCTTAGTGTGGTCGTGGTGCTGCTAGCGGTTTACGCTTTTGTGCGCCTGCTCAAGTTCTACGCGACAGTGGTGCGTGAggtgcgacggcgcagcagtgtGGGGCAGTCTCCGTTGCTctcgctgctggaggaggtggtgcacgGGCGTGCGACGATCGCTGCATACGACAAGTCGCACGTGCTATTCGCGGAGGCGCTCCTGCGGCTGGACCTTGTGTACAGCTGCACCTACGTGGAGAAGGTTATGACGTTGTGGCTCGCTATCCGAATCGAGTACATTGCGTCATTGGCCGTTATTGCTGTGGGGCTGATCGGCGTTGTGGAGAAGCTGGTAgaggcgtcgccggcgctgccggaggcGCGCGTGGGCCTGATCTCGCTGAGCCTCACCATGTGCCTCGATCTCAGCTGGTCGCTATCTGCACTCCTAGaccttgctgccgctgtcgaggCGAGCATGAACAGTGTGCAGCGCGTTTGCCACTACATTGATCACGTGCCGCAGGAAGCGGCGCTCCTGGAGCCGCGGGACGCGTATGTGGCGCGCGCTGTGGCAGCgagtggcggcagccgcaggggaggaggcgagagcTCCAGAAGTGCGAGCGACATCGTTgtggctgccggcggtgatgacgacgaggccgcgcctgcgcgacAGGGTGTTGCGGCAAGGAGCGGCGCGTTTGGCGCGCTGAGGCTGGAGCACGTGGACCTGCGGTACCGGCCagggctgccgctggtgctgcgcgatgtCTGCTTTGCGATCGCCCCTGGGCAGAAGGTGGGCGTTGTGGGGCGGACGGGGAGCGGGaagtcgacgctgctgctggccttCCTGCGGCTGGTGGAGGTAAGCGGCGGTCGCATGCTCGTCTGCGGGCGCGACGCGCGGACGTACACGCTTCCcgctctgcggcggctgttTTCCATGATCCCGCAGGATCCCGTATTGTTCGATggcacggtgcgcagcaaCGTGGATCCGTTCGGCGACGCgacggacgaggaggtgcgtgcCGCGCTGGTGTCTGTGGGGTTTGTGGGGGTGGGCGGAAGCTCAGCTACCTTTCCTACAGCTTCTGGACTGCCGAGCGCTGCATCTGACAGCATGCCTGCGCTGGAC
- a CDS encoding surface membrane protein gp46-like protein has protein sequence MMPVLLRRGVMQRPRAALLVVALTLCLLLSPVRGAESPFTHYSAVQKANTRKFLQAFVDANPLLEKLPSVDFCEWVYSECTSKGVDLYLDERAVVQLPEMSSGIVGKYVLVTSINLSYGKNTLKGTLPASWVFFFFFFFFFFYSNSLTGTLPPEWANMKSAKWFLLYRNELTGTIPEAWSRLRYMTWACLNDNNLTGTLPSSWGSAPQLTIVEARRNQLTGTLPPTWGSLRKLSSITLTDNNLTGPLPEEWASAQTLYGVSVERNNLCGCVPKSWVSHNFLYGMQVDDSLLAADCSTANACK, from the coding sequence ATGATgcccgtgctgctgcgccggggCGTTATGCAGCGCCCGCGAGCCGCTCTCCTCGTTGTGGCGCTAACCCTATGCCTGCTCCTGTCTCCCGTGCGTGGCGCGGAATCACCGTTCACCCACTACAGCGCCGTGCAGAAGGCAAACACGCGCAAGTTTCTGCAGGCCTTCGTGGACGCGAACCCGCTGCTTGAGAAGCTGCCGTCGGTGGACTTCTGCGAGTGGGTCTACTCTGAGTGCACGAGCAAGGGCGTGGATCTGTACCTGGACGAGAgagccgtggtgcagctgccggagATGTCCTCTGGCATTGTTGGCAAATATGTTCTGGTCACTTCCATCAATCTCAGCTACGGCAAGAACACATTGAAGGGCACGCTGCCGGCGAGCTgggtgtttttttttttttttttttttttttttttttactcGAACTCGCTGACGGGCACCCTGCCGCCGGAGTGGGCCAATATGAAGTCGGCGAAGTGGTTCCTGCTGTACCGCAACGAGCTGACGGGAACCATTCCTGAGGCGTGGAGCCGTCTGCGCTACATGACGTGGGCGTGCCTGAACGACAACAATCTGACCGGAACACTCCCCTCGTCGTGGGGCAGCGCTCCGCAGCTGACGATTGTTGAGGCCAGGAGAAATCAGCTGACCGGCACATTGCCGCCGACCTGGGGGAGCCTGCGGAAACTCAGCTCCATCACGCTGACGGACAACAATCTGACCGGGCCCCTTCCAGAGGAGTGGGCGTCTGCCCAGACGCTGTACGGTGTGTCCGTGGAGCGCAACAATTTGTGCGGCTGTGTCCCGAAATCGTGGGTGTCTCACAATTTTCTCTATGGCATGCAAGTCGATGACAGCCTCTTGGCCGCGGACTGTTCGACAGCCAACGCGTGCAAGTGA